A window from Salinigranum halophilum encodes these proteins:
- a CDS encoding hemolysin family protein — translation MGLPLQSMATVTQTTAGQVTEALPITDTTVTIGGAIAIVFLIGLSAFFSSSEIAMFSLAKHRVDNMVEEGVPGAATVKELKDDPHRLLVTILVGNNLVNIAMTSIATGLLAVLLDNQGLAVIASTFGITALVLLFGESAPKSYAVENTESWALRIARPLKLSEYVLFPLIVVFDYLTRVINRVTGGRSAIETTYVTRDEIQNMIETGEREGVIEEDEREMLDRIFRFNNTIAKEVMTPRLDMTAVPKGATLDEAIETCVQSDHERVPVYDGNLDNVIGIVNIRDLVREKHYGEGTASLTDLVQPTLHVPESKNVDELLQEIQNERMQMVVVIDEFGTTEGLITMEDMVEEIVGDILESDEEESFEFLEDGDCLVRGEVNIDEVNDVLDLELPEGEEFETLAGFIFNRAGRLVEEGEEIAYENVLIRIEQVDNTRIMKARLSTRPVEAADEDADETEAEVEG, via the coding sequence ATGGGTTTGCCGCTGCAATCGATGGCCACAGTCACACAGACTACCGCCGGCCAGGTCACCGAGGCGTTACCGATAACCGACACGACAGTGACCATCGGCGGGGCCATCGCGATCGTCTTCCTCATCGGCCTCTCCGCGTTCTTCTCCTCCTCGGAGATCGCGATGTTCTCGCTCGCGAAACACCGGGTCGACAACATGGTCGAGGAGGGCGTGCCGGGGGCGGCGACGGTCAAAGAGCTGAAAGACGACCCCCACCGGTTGCTCGTGACGATCCTCGTCGGCAACAACCTGGTCAACATCGCGATGACCTCCATCGCGACGGGACTGCTCGCCGTCCTCCTCGACAACCAGGGGCTTGCCGTCATCGCCTCGACGTTCGGCATCACCGCCTTGGTGCTCCTCTTCGGCGAGTCCGCACCGAAGTCGTACGCGGTCGAGAACACCGAGTCGTGGGCGCTGCGCATCGCCCGGCCGTTGAAGCTCTCGGAGTACGTGCTCTTCCCGCTCATCGTCGTCTTCGACTATCTCACGCGGGTCATCAACCGCGTGACGGGGGGGCGCTCCGCGATAGAGACGACGTACGTCACCCGCGACGAGATTCAGAACATGATCGAGACCGGCGAGCGCGAGGGCGTCATCGAGGAGGACGAACGCGAGATGCTCGACCGCATCTTCCGCTTCAACAACACCATCGCCAAGGAGGTGATGACGCCCCGACTCGACATGACAGCCGTCCCGAAGGGCGCGACGCTCGACGAGGCCATCGAGACGTGCGTCCAGTCCGACCACGAGCGCGTGCCGGTCTACGACGGCAACCTCGACAACGTCATCGGCATCGTCAACATCCGCGACCTCGTCCGCGAGAAACACTACGGCGAGGGGACGGCGAGCCTCACCGACCTCGTCCAGCCGACGCTGCACGTCCCCGAGTCGAAGAACGTCGACGAACTCCTCCAAGAGATACAGAACGAACGGATGCAGATGGTCGTCGTCATCGACGAGTTCGGGACGACGGAGGGGCTCATCACCATGGAGGACATGGTCGAGGAGATCGTCGGCGACATCCTCGAGAGCGACGAGGAAGAGTCGTTCGAGTTCCTCGAGGACGGCGACTGCCTCGTCCGCGGCGAGGTGAACATCGACGAGGTCAACGACGTGCTCGACCTCGAACTACCCGAGGGCGAGGAGTTCGAGACGCTTGCGGGCTTCATCTTCAACCGCGCCGGCCGCCTCGTCGAGGAGGGAGAAGAGATCGCCTACGAGAACGTCCTCATCCGCATCGAACAGGTCGACAACACCCGCATCATGAAGGCGCGCCTCTCCACGCGTCCGGTCGAAGCGGCCGACGAGGACGCCGACGAGACAGAGGCGGAAGTCGAGGGGTAG
- a CDS encoding glutaredoxin family protein produces MTDSAITLYRLQACPYCERVVRKLDEYGLEYTSRFVEPMHGDRDVVKRVSGKRTVPALVDDTTGVTMSESANIVDYLEKTYGEGS; encoded by the coding sequence ATGACCGATTCGGCCATCACGCTGTACCGACTCCAGGCGTGTCCGTACTGTGAGCGCGTCGTCCGGAAACTCGACGAGTACGGCCTCGAGTACACCTCCCGATTCGTCGAGCCGATGCACGGGGACCGCGACGTCGTCAAGCGTGTCTCGGGCAAGCGGACCGTCCCGGCCCTCGTCGACGACACGACGGGCGTGACGATGTCCGAGTCGGCCAACATCGTCGACTACCTCGAGAAGACTTACGGGGAGGGGTCGTAG
- a CDS encoding redoxin domain-containing protein, with amino-acid sequence MVDFDVVELHEADHVDVGDTAPDFTRPLVTEEYWEDVSLADLTAEGPVCLVFSTMDGAFPATYMWNEIRDRQWGDSLTVVGVSISTPYEHKTFIAEREMDYRLFSDPANGVAREYGIPNPMDGMTGIEEPRPAVFLIDGDRTIQYAWVASEWPDFPDYDEVEAAIADLA; translated from the coding sequence ATGGTCGACTTCGATGTCGTCGAACTCCACGAGGCGGACCACGTCGACGTTGGCGACACCGCCCCCGACTTCACCCGTCCGCTCGTGACCGAGGAGTACTGGGAGGACGTCTCTCTCGCCGACCTCACCGCCGAGGGTCCGGTCTGTCTCGTCTTCTCGACGATGGACGGTGCCTTCCCGGCGACGTACATGTGGAACGAGATTCGCGACCGCCAGTGGGGCGACTCGCTCACCGTCGTCGGCGTCTCCATCTCCACGCCCTACGAGCACAAGACGTTCATCGCCGAGCGGGAGATGGACTACCGCCTCTTCTCGGACCCCGCGAACGGCGTCGCCCGGGAGTACGGCATCCCCAATCCGATGGACGGAATGACCGGCATCGAAGAGCCGCGGCCGGCCGTGTTCCTCATCGACGGCGACCGCACGATACAGTACGCGTGGGTCGCGAGCGAGTGGCCCGACTTCCCCGACTACGACGAGGTCGAAGCGGCCATCGCGGACCTCGCCTGA
- a CDS encoding L-threonylcarbamoyladenylate synthase — MTTDSPTPTADQLAAAAAAIADDELVVYPTETVYGLGADASSAAAVERVFACKGRSRDKPLSLGVPDVETARRYTRLTALDERFIEAFLPGPVTVVVEVDPALPDELTAGRDRVGLRIPDHEVALAFYRAAKPLPVTATSANVSGSGSVRRVADLASDIRDACAVVLDGGETLGSESTVVDPGRGVVHRRGAHADAVTAWLAEHTDATT; from the coding sequence GTGACTACCGACAGCCCCACCCCCACTGCCGACCAGCTCGCGGCCGCAGCCGCAGCCATCGCCGACGACGAACTGGTCGTCTACCCGACGGAGACGGTGTACGGGCTCGGTGCGGACGCGTCTAGCGCGGCGGCGGTCGAACGTGTCTTCGCCTGTAAGGGCCGCAGCCGTGACAAACCGCTCTCGCTCGGCGTCCCCGACGTCGAGACCGCCCGACGGTACACGCGGCTCACTGCGCTCGACGAACGCTTCATCGAGGCGTTCCTTCCCGGTCCCGTGACCGTGGTCGTTGAGGTCGACCCCGCCCTCCCCGACGAACTCACCGCCGGTCGCGACCGCGTCGGCCTCCGCATCCCGGACCACGAGGTCGCGCTCGCGTTCTACCGGGCCGCGAAGCCGCTGCCGGTGACGGCCACGAGCGCCAACGTCTCGGGGAGCGGGAGCGTCCGCCGGGTCGCCGACCTCGCCTCCGACATCCGGGACGCCTGCGCCGTCGTCCTCGACGGGGGAGAGACGCTCGGCTCGGAGAGCACTGTCGTCGACCCCGGTCGTGGCGTCGTCCACCGCCGCGGCGCTCACGCCGACGCCGTGACGGCGTGGCTGGCCGAACACACCGACGCGACGACCTGA
- a CDS encoding high-potential iron-sulfur protein, which produces MGGVDRQKRRFVTLLGAIGLGSLAGCTGGTGGESESTPTPTPAEMADTRSEDGTGGEPEEAPPPGVSMEEFVHGPVPEVYRTARSQAGERRDPENLRTKEAVRFAEADESEYAGPDQNCGNCAEYIPDVNGDGFGACAKVEGYVDPEDWCTIWESIEEHEAEAGEGGE; this is translated from the coding sequence ATGGGGGGAGTCGACAGGCAGAAACGGCGGTTCGTAACGCTTCTCGGTGCGATCGGTCTCGGTAGCCTCGCTGGTTGTACCGGCGGGACCGGTGGTGAGAGTGAGTCGACGCCGACGCCGACACCGGCCGAGATGGCCGACACCCGAAGCGAAGACGGGACGGGAGGGGAACCCGAAGAGGCACCCCCACCGGGCGTGTCGATGGAGGAGTTCGTCCACGGACCGGTGCCCGAGGTGTACCGAACGGCGCGCTCACAGGCCGGCGAACGACGCGACCCGGAGAACCTGCGGACGAAGGAGGCGGTCCGGTTCGCCGAGGCCGACGAGAGCGAGTACGCGGGGCCCGACCAGAACTGCGGGAACTGCGCGGAGTACATCCCCGACGTGAACGGCGACGGCTTCGGGGCCTGCGCGAAGGTCGAAGGCTACGTCGACCCCGAGGACTGGTGTACGATCTGGGAATCCATCGAGGAACACGAGGCCGAAGCGGGTGAGGGCGGTGAGTAG
- a CDS encoding CRISPR-associated protein Cas4 codes for MPTFTEVSQAAYCPRQLYYARRDGDDGPDPQDRRRQRLAFEYDELRDASDAQLRDLPIAHSPGAYRAALDRLAERDDWAALCRPTATDVFLTGKDCRGRVHKLLDTADGTVPTFVSPGTPPERGVWEPQQVRAVAAAKALSWERETATPHALVEYPTHGVVRTVRLTTRAKAAYRRALRAVRSLDGPPPRLRDSARCRACSYRDRCGVRTRSMRSLLGR; via the coding sequence ATGCCGACCTTCACCGAGGTGTCGCAGGCGGCGTACTGTCCCCGGCAACTGTACTACGCGCGTCGAGACGGCGACGACGGCCCCGACCCCCAAGACCGCCGCCGACAGCGACTCGCGTTCGAGTACGACGAACTCCGTGACGCCAGTGATGCGCAGTTGCGCGACCTGCCAATCGCCCACTCGCCGGGCGCGTATCGGGCGGCGCTGGACCGACTGGCCGAGCGTGACGACTGGGCGGCGCTCTGTCGGCCGACCGCGACGGACGTCTTTCTCACCGGCAAGGACTGTCGCGGCCGCGTCCACAAACTGCTCGACACCGCCGACGGAACGGTGCCGACGTTCGTCTCACCCGGAACGCCGCCCGAACGAGGCGTCTGGGAGCCACAACAGGTGCGGGCGGTCGCCGCGGCGAAGGCGCTGTCTTGGGAGCGCGAGACGGCGACACCGCACGCACTCGTCGAGTACCCCACACACGGCGTCGTCCGAACCGTCAGGCTGACCACGCGGGCGAAGGCGGCGTACCGACGAGCGCTCCGTGCGGTGCGGTCGCTCGACGGGCCACCGCCGCGACTGCGCGATTCCGCTCGCTGTCGCGCCTGTTCGTACCGGGACCGCTGTGGGGTCCGAACGCGCTCGATGCGGTCACTTCTCGGCCGGTGA
- a CDS encoding glycosyltransferase family 2 protein, with translation MVELSIIIPTIKPASEIDCLRYLETQDFDDYEVVIRSDPGASKARNEAIKRANAEKLVFLDDDSMPRPGYLQAVSDALDEHDVVAGRVFQPDDAVITYKQLPWYDQGDEGKHTDLIVGCNMAMRKSVLDAVGGFNETFFHGHEETELGRRISEQFDIWYEPSMVVEHYYAFSVRQYWEKSYRHGKADADWWVVDDVPLSTRLRKCLPTDVLRRQPIETVAMLVLTFGRVRRLTAQLLGLVDIPEQRHPSDHSTPSASASLRDSSEGISPLSSGRD, from the coding sequence ATGGTCGAGCTAAGCATCATCATCCCAACGATCAAACCGGCGTCGGAGATCGACTGCCTCCGCTATCTCGAGACGCAGGACTTCGACGACTACGAGGTCGTGATTCGCTCCGACCCCGGCGCGTCCAAAGCGCGGAACGAGGCCATCAAGCGAGCGAACGCCGAGAAACTCGTGTTCCTCGACGACGACTCGATGCCGCGTCCGGGCTACCTCCAGGCGGTGAGTGATGCGCTCGACGAACACGACGTGGTCGCGGGCCGGGTGTTCCAGCCCGACGACGCCGTCATCACGTACAAACAGTTGCCGTGGTACGACCAGGGTGACGAGGGGAAGCACACCGACCTCATCGTCGGCTGTAACATGGCGATGCGGAAGTCGGTTCTCGACGCCGTCGGCGGGTTCAACGAGACGTTCTTCCACGGGCACGAGGAGACGGAACTCGGCCGTCGAATCAGCGAGCAGTTCGACATCTGGTACGAGCCCAGCATGGTCGTCGAGCACTACTACGCGTTCTCGGTTCGGCAGTACTGGGAGAAGTCGTACCGCCACGGAAAAGCCGACGCCGACTGGTGGGTCGTCGACGACGTTCCCCTCTCCACCCGTCTCCGGAAGTGTCTGCCGACGGACGTGCTCCGCCGCCAACCGATCGAGACGGTCGCGATGCTCGTCCTCACGTTCGGTCGCGTCCGTCGGCTCACCGCCCAGTTGCTCGGACTCGTCGACATCCCCGAGCAGCGACACCCGAGCGACCACTCGACTCCGTCGGCGTCCGCGTCCCTCCGCGACTCGTCCGAGGGTATCTCCCCGCTCTCGTCAGGCCGGGACTAA
- a CDS encoding Gfo/Idh/MocA family protein, whose product MTYTVAFIGTGPDPKNPSTDGFAMAYRHAPGYQRLDDCELVACADIVRENAEAFARTHDIPLEHVYTDYEEMLSETRPDIVSICTPPSVHAPLVIGTAKSGVVTAIHCEKPMALTWGDAQEMARVCDAEGVQLTINHQKRFGKPVRQAKTLVSEGRIGDVERVEFGAETLYDMGTHFFDICNYLNDGSPVEWVLANIDYTEENVLFGTHNENQAISQWRYANGVDGLASTGRAADFVGCQLRVVGSKGVIELGTDEAELRYRVDGADWTVVDTGLDTVHKPVPGRMRSGLTTVASRLPATLSSKLTDQLSTTSYEARAIEELVAALREGTESELSARHALAAEELIFASWESARRRGRVDLPLDIEDNPLESMVETGDLVLTSPPA is encoded by the coding sequence ATGACCTACACTGTCGCGTTCATCGGCACCGGTCCCGACCCGAAGAACCCGAGTACCGACGGGTTCGCGATGGCGTACCGCCACGCCCCTGGCTACCAGCGCCTCGACGACTGTGAACTCGTCGCCTGTGCGGACATCGTCCGGGAGAACGCCGAGGCGTTCGCCCGAACCCACGACATCCCGCTCGAGCACGTCTACACCGACTACGAGGAGATGCTCTCGGAGACCCGCCCCGACATCGTGAGCATCTGTACTCCCCCGTCCGTCCACGCACCGCTCGTCATCGGCACGGCGAAGAGCGGCGTGGTGACGGCCATCCACTGCGAGAAGCCCATGGCGCTCACCTGGGGTGACGCGCAGGAGATGGCTCGCGTCTGTGACGCCGAGGGCGTCCAGCTGACCATCAACCACCAGAAGCGCTTCGGCAAGCCGGTCCGACAGGCGAAGACGCTCGTCTCCGAGGGTCGCATCGGCGACGTCGAACGGGTGGAGTTCGGTGCGGAGACGCTCTACGACATGGGGACGCACTTCTTCGACATCTGCAACTACCTCAACGACGGGTCGCCCGTCGAGTGGGTCCTCGCCAACATCGACTACACCGAGGAGAACGTCCTCTTCGGGACGCACAACGAGAACCAGGCCATCTCGCAGTGGCGCTACGCCAACGGGGTCGACGGCCTCGCGTCGACGGGCCGTGCCGCCGACTTCGTCGGCTGTCAGCTCCGCGTCGTCGGCTCGAAGGGGGTCATCGAACTCGGCACCGACGAGGCCGAACTCCGGTACCGCGTCGACGGCGCGGACTGGACCGTCGTCGACACCGGGCTCGACACCGTCCACAAGCCCGTTCCCGGCCGGATGCGGTCGGGCCTGACGACCGTGGCGAGTCGGCTCCCTGCGACGCTCTCGTCGAAACTGACCGACCAGCTCTCGACGACGAGCTACGAGGCGCGGGCAATCGAGGAACTCGTCGCGGCCCTTCGCGAGGGCACCGAATCGGAGCTCTCGGCGAGGCACGCGCTCGCGGCCGAGGAGCTCATCTTCGCCAGCTGGGAGTCCGCGCGCCGCCGTGGCCGCGTCGACCTGCCGCTCGACATCGAGGACAACCCGCTCGAATCGATGGTCGAGACGGGCGACCTCGTCCTCACGTCGCCGCCCGCCTGA
- a CDS encoding heavy metal translocating P-type ATPase gives MESSETRRHEDGNPSSETPDDGNHAESIAAGPEDAEVSLSVPGMDCASCAGKVESSLRRVDGVRSYETQPTTGRVVVRYDSAAASDTDLVGAIEGAGYEVTERDGGTSDGHDASDDANESAWRSRRAVKTGVGGVFLAVGLLLEFLVTGVNAPVASVVGEPLFVADVLFLAAVAVSGQAIVRNGYYSARNLNLDIDFLMSVAILGALAASLAFGEALYFEAATLAVLFSVAELLERASMDRARDSLQELMDLSPDVATVRRGDRAETVPVEDVAVGDVVVVRPGEKVPMDGEVVAGDSAVNQAPITGESVPVDKTVGDEVYAGTINEEGYLEFSVTSAAGDDTLSRIVSMVEDAQSNRTEREQFVERFAAFYTPVVVGFAVLVTVGGPFVLGTTWPQAVVNGLTLLVLACPCAFVISTPVSVVSGVTSAAKNGVLIKGGTHLEAMGAVEAVAFDKTGTLTKGELTVTDVVPLNGNTEADVLRCARGLEKRSEHPIGTAIVGRAEEGDVGGREVTAFESITGKGVRATLDGTPHYAGKPGLFEELGFDLSHVHATTDGGVVTQTSTQLCERHDCLDLLSETVPALQSEGKTVVLVGTDDELEGLIAVADEVRPEARWAVERLRELGVERTVMLTGDNERTARAIAHQVGVDDYRAELLPDDKVAAVEELVAEYDGGVAMVGDGINDAPAMATATVGVAMGAAGTDTALETADVALMGDDLSKLPYLYDLAGDANRVIRQNIVASLAVKAGLALAVPFQLVPIWLAVLAGDAGMTVGVTGNAMRLSRVQADDGTDDATPRSD, from the coding sequence ATGGAATCGTCCGAGACGCGTCGGCACGAGGACGGGAACCCGTCGTCGGAGACCCCCGACGACGGGAACCACGCCGAGTCCATCGCAGCCGGGCCCGAGGACGCCGAAGTCAGCCTCTCGGTGCCGGGGATGGACTGTGCGTCGTGTGCCGGAAAGGTCGAGAGCAGCCTGCGCCGGGTCGACGGCGTCAGGTCCTACGAGACGCAGCCGACCACCGGTCGCGTCGTGGTGCGGTACGATTCCGCGGCCGCGAGCGATACGGACCTCGTCGGCGCGATCGAGGGTGCGGGGTACGAGGTGACCGAACGCGACGGCGGCACGTCCGACGGCCACGACGCCAGCGACGACGCGAACGAGAGCGCGTGGCGGAGTCGCCGGGCGGTCAAGACGGGTGTCGGCGGCGTCTTCCTCGCCGTCGGCCTGCTCTTGGAGTTCCTGGTGACCGGTGTGAACGCCCCGGTCGCGAGCGTCGTCGGCGAGCCGTTGTTCGTCGCCGACGTCCTCTTTCTCGCCGCCGTCGCGGTCAGCGGGCAGGCTATCGTTCGGAACGGCTACTACTCGGCGCGGAACCTGAACCTCGACATCGACTTCCTGATGTCCGTCGCGATTCTCGGAGCGCTGGCGGCCAGCCTCGCGTTCGGCGAGGCGCTGTACTTCGAGGCCGCGACCCTCGCCGTGCTGTTCAGCGTCGCCGAACTGCTCGAACGCGCGTCGATGGACCGCGCCCGCGACTCCCTGCAGGAACTGATGGACCTCTCGCCCGACGTGGCGACGGTCAGACGAGGCGACCGAGCCGAGACCGTCCCCGTCGAAGACGTCGCCGTCGGCGACGTGGTCGTCGTCAGGCCCGGCGAGAAGGTCCCGATGGACGGCGAGGTCGTCGCCGGCGACAGCGCCGTCAACCAGGCCCCCATCACGGGCGAGAGCGTGCCCGTCGACAAGACGGTCGGCGACGAGGTGTACGCCGGGACGATCAACGAGGAGGGGTACCTCGAGTTCAGCGTCACCTCCGCCGCCGGCGACGACACGCTCTCGCGCATCGTCTCCATGGTCGAGGACGCCCAGTCGAACCGGACCGAACGCGAGCAGTTCGTCGAGCGGTTCGCCGCCTTCTACACACCCGTCGTCGTCGGGTTCGCCGTCCTGGTCACCGTCGGGGGGCCGTTCGTCCTCGGGACGACGTGGCCGCAGGCGGTGGTCAACGGCCTGACGCTCCTCGTGCTCGCCTGTCCGTGTGCCTTCGTCATCTCGACGCCCGTCTCCGTCGTCTCGGGCGTCACGAGCGCCGCGAAGAACGGCGTCCTCATCAAAGGCGGGACGCATCTGGAGGCGATGGGCGCGGTCGAGGCCGTCGCGTTCGACAAGACCGGGACGCTCACCAAGGGAGAACTCACCGTGACGGACGTCGTCCCGCTCAACGGGAACACCGAAGCGGACGTGCTCCGGTGTGCTCGCGGGCTGGAGAAGCGGAGCGAGCACCCCATCGGCACGGCCATCGTGGGGCGGGCCGAAGAGGGCGACGTCGGTGGCCGCGAGGTGACGGCGTTCGAGAGCATCACCGGCAAGGGCGTGCGCGCCACGCTCGACGGCACCCCTCACTACGCTGGCAAGCCCGGGCTGTTCGAGGAACTCGGCTTTGACCTCTCACACGTCCACGCGACGACCGACGGTGGCGTCGTCACACAGACGAGTACGCAGCTCTGTGAGCGCCACGACTGTCTGGACCTCCTCTCCGAGACCGTCCCCGCCCTCCAGTCGGAGGGAAAGACCGTCGTCCTCGTCGGGACCGACGACGAACTCGAGGGCCTCATCGCCGTCGCGGACGAGGTCCGCCCCGAAGCGAGATGGGCCGTCGAACGGCTCCGAGAACTCGGCGTCGAGCGGACGGTCATGCTCACCGGCGACAACGAGCGCACGGCCCGCGCCATCGCCCACCAGGTCGGTGTCGACGACTACCGCGCCGAACTGCTCCCCGACGACAAGGTCGCGGCCGTGGAGGAACTCGTCGCCGAGTACGACGGCGGCGTCGCGATGGTCGGCGACGGCATCAACGACGCGCCGGCGATGGCGACCGCGACGGTCGGCGTGGCGATGGGTGCCGCGGGCACCGACACGGCGCTGGAGACGGCCGACGTGGCCCTGATGGGTGACGACCTCTCGAAGCTGCCGTACCTCTACGACCTCGCGGGCGACGCGAACCGCGTCATCCGACAGAACATCGTGGCCAGCCTCGCCGTCAAGGCCGGTCTCGCCCTCGCCGTGCCGTTCCAGCTCGTCCCGATCTGGCTCGCGGTACTGGCGGGCGACGCGGGTATGACTGTCGGCGTCACGGGCAACGCGATGCGACTCTCGCGGGTGCAAGCCGACGACGGAACGGACGACGCCACTCCCCGGAGCGACTAG
- a CDS encoding SLC13 family permease gives MVALSPGIVIVFALVLAALVLFATEPVPVDVTAIGVMVTLMLVEPVSGFFVGIGVLDAPVPMVSPEEGLSGFANAATLTVLAMFILSEGVQRTGIVQKLGAFISRYTADSESRQLGATIGVVGPISGFINNTAAVAILLPMVTDLAERGGTSPSKLLLPLSYASMFGGMLTLIGTSTNILASELSDRLLGHPFGMFEFTQLGIVVSLVGTVYLLTVGRVLTPERIKPRVDLTEEFEMADYLTEVRVREDSPLVGMRVSEALVETDFDVDLLQLIRHNQVFLEPLGPKEIQVGDVFALRTDRDTLVGFLDAEGLDVVPVTVDEAELEAAGEGQNLVEVVIAPGSSLVGESLSSSRFRQRYDATVLALRRGGELVRKRLDSVQFRVGDTLLVQAATESIERMDQNRDFIVAQEVERHDFRASKIPVAVGIVAVVVALAAIDFVPIVVSALAGAVAMVATRCLRPTEIYDAVQWDVIFLLAGVIPLGIAMERTGAAGLLADFVVTSATLLPLVGVLALFYVVTALLTNVISNNASVVLMIPVAVEAATALGANAFSFVLAVTFAASTAFMTPVGYQTNLFVYGPGGYRFTDYIRVGGPMQLLFAATTTLGIVFFFGL, from the coding sequence GTGGTCGCTCTCAGCCCGGGCATCGTCATCGTCTTCGCGCTCGTCCTCGCGGCCCTGGTGCTGTTCGCGACCGAACCGGTGCCGGTGGACGTGACAGCCATCGGGGTGATGGTCACGCTGATGCTCGTCGAACCGGTCTCGGGGTTCTTCGTCGGCATCGGTGTCCTCGACGCCCCCGTTCCGATGGTCTCTCCCGAGGAGGGGCTGTCGGGGTTCGCCAACGCCGCGACGCTCACGGTGCTGGCGATGTTCATCCTGAGCGAAGGCGTCCAGCGGACGGGAATCGTCCAGAAGCTGGGCGCGTTCATCTCGCGGTACACCGCCGACAGCGAGAGTCGCCAACTCGGGGCGACCATCGGCGTCGTCGGTCCCATCTCGGGATTCATCAACAACACCGCCGCCGTCGCCATCCTCCTCCCCATGGTGACCGACCTGGCCGAGCGCGGGGGGACCTCCCCTTCGAAGCTCCTCTTGCCGCTCTCGTACGCGTCGATGTTCGGCGGGATGCTCACCCTCATCGGCACCTCGACGAACATCCTCGCCTCGGAACTGTCCGACAGGCTGCTCGGACACCCGTTCGGGATGTTCGAGTTCACCCAGCTGGGAATCGTCGTGAGCCTCGTCGGCACGGTCTACCTCCTCACGGTCGGTCGCGTCCTGACCCCCGAGCGCATCAAACCACGTGTCGACCTCACCGAGGAGTTCGAGATGGCCGACTACCTGACCGAGGTGCGGGTGCGTGAGGACTCACCGCTCGTGGGCATGCGGGTGTCGGAGGCGCTCGTGGAGACGGACTTCGACGTCGACCTCTTGCAGTTGATTCGCCACAACCAGGTGTTCCTCGAACCGCTCGGTCCGAAGGAGATACAGGTCGGCGACGTGTTCGCCCTGCGGACCGACCGCGACACCCTCGTCGGCTTCCTCGACGCGGAAGGGCTCGACGTCGTGCCGGTCACCGTGGACGAAGCCGAACTCGAAGCCGCCGGCGAGGGGCAGAACCTCGTCGAGGTGGTCATCGCGCCCGGGTCGTCGCTCGTCGGCGAGTCGCTCTCGAGTTCGCGGTTCCGTCAGCGCTACGACGCGACGGTCCTCGCGCTCCGCCGCGGTGGCGAACTCGTCCGCAAGCGCCTCGACAGCGTCCAGTTCCGCGTCGGGGACACCCTGCTGGTGCAGGCCGCGACCGAGAGTATCGAGCGGATGGACCAGAACCGCGACTTCATCGTCGCCCAGGAGGTCGAACGTCACGACTTCCGCGCGTCGAAGATTCCCGTCGCCGTCGGAATCGTCGCCGTCGTCGTCGCGCTCGCGGCGATAGATTTCGTCCCTATCGTCGTGAGCGCGCTCGCCGGCGCGGTGGCGATGGTTGCGACCCGCTGTCTGCGCCCCACCGAGATATACGACGCCGTCCAGTGGGACGTCATCTTCCTCCTCGCGGGTGTCATCCCGCTGGGCATCGCCATGGAGCGGACGGGGGCTGCGGGCCTCCTCGCCGACTTCGTCGTCACGAGTGCGACCCTCCTGCCGCTGGTCGGCGTGCTCGCGCTCTTTTACGTCGTGACGGCGCTTCTGACGAACGTCATCTCGAACAACGCGAGCGTCGTCCTGATGATCCCCGTCGCCGTCGAGGCCGCGACGGCGCTCGGCGCGAACGCGTTCTCGTTCGTGCTCGCCGTCACCTTCGCGGCGTCCACCGCGTTCATGACCCCGGTGGGGTATCAGACGAACCTGTTCGTCTACGGGCCCGGCGGCTACCGGTTCACCGACTACATCCGTGTCGGCGGCCCGATGCAACTGCTGTTCGCCGCGACGACGACCCTCGGTATCGTGTTCTTCTTCGGCCTGTGA